The following are encoded in a window of Solibacillus sp. FSL R7-0668 genomic DNA:
- a CDS encoding ABC transporter permease, which translates to MYFRIIRNDLLKNKLITFITMMFVAAAAMLVSLAAILTMNLTGALDTLMIKAKTPHFLQMHAGEIDEARLTSFAEVNSNVDDFQLVKFLNIDGSHIQLGEQSLVDNVQDNGLTIQNEKFDYLLDIDGHKISVSDGEVYVPINYMKEYATEIGDKAVIHGHEFIVTGFLRDSQMNSSLSASKRFLVSENDFAKLQDAGNLEYLIEFRLKDAKTLGEFETAYAAAELEANGPTVTYTLFKMMNALSDGIMIAIILLISALVVAIALMCIRFTLLSKMEEDYHEIGVMKAIGLHIKDIKRIYFVKYAAIACIGSLLGFGLSLLFKDVLLENIRLSMGEADNASMALLLGVIGILLVLASILLYVSRVLKQFNKISAVEAIRFGMKQEKTTGSKRFHLNKNKFLPTNIFLGMKDVLARKKMYGTILTILVISSFIIIVPQNLYNTISSKSFTQYMGIGDYDLRIDIQQVENIPEKTAEILQKVSNDENITSYAELTTKIFKAKMGDGTEENVKVELGDHAAFPIAYSQGKAPTNENEIALSSINATEMSKQVGDKMTLLIDGVEQEFSISGIYSDITNGGKTAKAMFTDHSTEPMWSIVVAKLSDSADVKGKVLEYSSAFGYAKVSDVNEFVTQTFGSTISSVEIASYAAIGVAIVITVLITVLFMKMLVVKDRASIAVMKAIGFTNADIKIQYISRAVFVLMIGIGLGTLLANTVGEVLTGAIISSFGADTFSFTVNPLMAYVLCPLLMIGAVLIGTIGGTSGAGQIKISQNIKG; encoded by the coding sequence ATGTATTTTAGAATCATACGCAATGATTTGTTAAAAAACAAACTGATTACATTCATCACAATGATGTTCGTCGCTGCAGCAGCGATGCTTGTGTCGTTAGCTGCTATTTTAACGATGAACCTTACTGGCGCACTCGATACGCTCATGATAAAGGCTAAAACACCACATTTTCTACAAATGCATGCAGGTGAAATCGATGAGGCTCGTCTCACTAGTTTTGCAGAAGTCAACAGTAATGTGGACGATTTTCAGCTTGTGAAATTTCTTAATATAGACGGGTCTCACATACAGCTAGGTGAACAATCCTTAGTCGATAATGTGCAGGATAACGGTTTAACGATTCAAAATGAGAAATTTGATTACCTGCTAGACATAGATGGTCATAAAATTAGCGTATCTGACGGTGAGGTATATGTGCCCATTAATTATATGAAGGAATATGCTACTGAAATAGGGGACAAGGCTGTAATCCATGGTCATGAATTTATTGTGACAGGATTTCTTCGCGATTCGCAAATGAATTCTAGCCTTTCTGCCTCGAAGCGTTTTTTAGTGAGTGAAAATGATTTCGCAAAACTCCAGGATGCTGGTAATTTAGAATATTTAATTGAGTTTCGATTAAAGGATGCCAAAACGCTTGGCGAATTTGAAACAGCTTATGCAGCAGCCGAGTTAGAGGCAAATGGTCCAACTGTTACATATACGCTATTTAAAATGATGAACGCATTGTCAGATGGCATTATGATTGCCATTATTTTATTAATTAGTGCATTGGTTGTAGCGATTGCGTTGATGTGTATTCGATTTACATTGCTGTCGAAAATGGAGGAAGACTATCACGAAATTGGTGTGATGAAAGCAATCGGATTACACATTAAAGATATAAAACGAATATACTTTGTGAAATATGCTGCGATTGCATGTATAGGGAGCTTGTTAGGTTTCGGGTTGTCACTTTTATTTAAAGATGTACTATTAGAAAATATCCGCTTATCGATGGGAGAGGCCGACAATGCTTCCATGGCATTGTTGCTTGGCGTAATCGGTATTCTGCTCGTGCTAGCTTCTATACTTCTTTATGTCAGTCGCGTATTAAAGCAATTCAACAAAATATCCGCTGTGGAAGCGATTCGCTTCGGTATGAAACAGGAAAAAACGACAGGCTCTAAGCGATTTCATTTAAATAAAAATAAGTTCCTTCCGACAAATATTTTTTTAGGGATGAAAGATGTGCTGGCGAGAAAGAAAATGTATGGAACAATACTTACGATACTTGTTATTTCTTCATTCATCATTATTGTCCCGCAAAATTTATACAACACAATTTCTTCAAAAAGCTTCACGCAATATATGGGGATTGGCGATTACGATTTGCGTATCGATATACAGCAGGTCGAGAATATCCCTGAGAAAACAGCTGAAATTTTACAAAAGGTAAGTAATGACGAAAATATTACTAGCTATGCTGAGCTAACAACAAAAATATTTAAGGCAAAAATGGGAGACGGTACGGAGGAAAATGTAAAAGTCGAATTAGGGGATCATGCTGCGTTCCCGATTGCTTATTCTCAAGGAAAAGCACCAACGAACGAAAATGAGATTGCACTATCTTCTATTAATGCAACTGAAATGAGTAAACAGGTTGGCGATAAGATGACCTTACTGATTGACGGAGTAGAGCAGGAATTTTCAATCAGTGGTATTTATTCAGACATTACGAATGGTGGTAAAACGGCAAAGGCAATGTTTACTGATCATTCAACAGAACCGATGTGGAGTATTGTCGTTGCAAAGCTATCAGATTCAGCAGATGTAAAAGGTAAAGTTTTGGAATATTCGAGCGCATTTGGCTATGCGAAGGTATCAGATGTCAATGAATTTGTGACACAAACGTTTGGTTCAACTATTAGCTCTGTTGAAATCGCGTCTTATGCTGCAATTGGTGTGGCAATTGTAATTACGGTGTTAATTACCGTTTTATTTATGAAAATGCTCGTTGTAAAGGATCGAGCTTCCATTGCGGTTATGAAGGCAATCGGTTTTACAAATGCAGATATTAAAATACAGTATATTTCAAGGGCTGTGTTCGTTTTAATGATTGGTATTGGATTAGGAACACTTCTTGCAAATACGGTGGGCGAGGTGCTTACAGGCGCCATTATTTCCTCGTTTGGTGCAGATACATTTAGCTTTACAGTCAATCCACTCATGGCCTATGTACTTTGTCCACTGCTCATGATCGGTGCGGTGTTAATCGGAACAATTGGTGGCACTTCAGGTGCAGGTCAAATAAAAATTTCACAAAACATAAAGGGGTAG
- a CDS encoding ABC transporter ATP-binding protein codes for MNKMIIGDRITKSFGERQEQQNVLDEVSVEIDEGEFVAIMGPSGSGKSTLMFALSGMDRVNSGTVVFKNKNLAEMDEKELSEIRRTKMGFVFQQPTMLKNLTIFDNIILPVMRDQRKNTENITEKARALMKRVGIEAISNYDITQVSGGQLQRAGICRALMNDPQIIFGDEPTGALNSQTAQEILSIFSEINEEGTTIVLVTHDVKVAAQTERILYMRDGKIVQELKLPKYNGTNLESRMEQVTKEMMHLGI; via the coding sequence ATGAACAAAATGATAATCGGTGACCGCATCACAAAATCCTTCGGAGAACGACAGGAGCAGCAAAACGTACTTGATGAGGTATCAGTTGAAATAGATGAGGGGGAGTTTGTTGCAATCATGGGTCCATCAGGCTCGGGCAAATCGACGCTTATGTTTGCACTTAGTGGTATGGATCGTGTCAATAGTGGTACCGTTGTATTTAAAAATAAAAATTTAGCTGAGATGGACGAAAAGGAACTTTCAGAAATTCGTAGAACGAAAATGGGCTTCGTGTTTCAGCAGCCGACAATGCTAAAAAATTTAACGATTTTCGATAATATTATTCTTCCAGTTATGCGAGACCAGCGAAAAAATACCGAAAATATCACTGAAAAGGCAAGAGCACTGATGAAAAGAGTCGGTATCGAAGCAATCAGTAATTACGATATAACACAGGTTTCAGGAGGGCAACTTCAGCGCGCGGGCATTTGTCGAGCATTAATGAACGATCCGCAAATTATTTTTGGAGATGAACCTACGGGCGCGCTCAATTCTCAAACAGCACAGGAAATTTTATCAATCTTCTCTGAAATTAATGAAGAGGGAACAACAATAGTTCTCGTTACGCACGACGTAAAGGTTGCCGCACAAACAGAGCGCATCCTTTATATGCGTGACGGTAAAATTGTTCAAGAGCTGAAGCTACCAAAATATAACGGTACGAACTTGGAGTCAAGGATGGAACAGGTAACAAAAGAAATGATGCATTTAGGGATCTAA
- a CDS encoding NRDE family protein yields MCLIAFAYKKHPNFPLIIIANRDEFYERPTKAVHFWEDAPHILAGKDLRMNGSWLGVSISGRFAAITNYRDPSRPETGLLSRGAIVKSFLNTEKTSVDFVKELRGNKDLYGGFNVLLYDGEQMRHYNNVFDEHTVVVPGVHSVSNATLNSPWPKATFAAKVLQQAIDKETIETNQLISLLENDVIASEDILPDTGVGIYLERALSAAFVKLPNYGTRCSTAITINKKGHIQLQERTYEQGKFAFDKWFEINKRLIR; encoded by the coding sequence ATGTGCTTGATCGCATTTGCTTATAAAAAACACCCCAATTTTCCATTAATCATTATTGCCAACCGTGATGAATTTTATGAGCGCCCTACAAAAGCCGTTCATTTTTGGGAGGATGCGCCTCATATTTTGGCAGGTAAGGATTTACGTATGAATGGTAGCTGGCTCGGTGTGTCTATATCCGGACGCTTCGCTGCAATAACAAATTATCGTGACCCGAGTCGACCTGAAACGGGCCTATTATCGCGTGGAGCAATCGTGAAATCTTTTTTAAATACTGAGAAAACGAGTGTGGATTTTGTTAAAGAACTACGGGGCAATAAGGATTTATATGGCGGATTTAATGTACTGCTATATGATGGCGAGCAAATGCGGCATTACAATAACGTGTTTGACGAGCACACAGTTGTTGTGCCAGGAGTGCATAGCGTCAGTAACGCAACGCTCAACTCTCCCTGGCCAAAAGCAACGTTTGCAGCAAAGGTACTGCAACAAGCAATCGATAAAGAAACAATCGAAACAAACCAACTCATATCATTGCTCGAAAATGATGTCATAGCTTCAGAAGATATATTGCCCGATACAGGTGTCGGCATCTACCTAGAACGCGCTCTATCTGCAGCATTCGTCAAATTACCCAATTATGGTACAAGATGTTCAACAGCCATTACTATTAATAAAAAAGGTCACATTCAGCTACAAGAACGCACATACGAACAAGGCAAATTTGCGTTTGATAAATGGTTTGAAATAAATAAGAGGCTTATTAGATGA
- a CDS encoding efflux RND transporter permease subunit translates to MNISKFSINRPVFTIVSMLFVLILGTVSIFKIPITLIPDLNPPIGVVVTNYPGASPIEVNEKVTKPLEQSLATLPGIKKVQSTSMESSNLIVLEFNWSTNMDKVQTDILQRIDLVPLPEDAGKPSFLKFDPSQFPVIQLALAAENKDVDIRKIAESLEQELKRTDGVASVTASGKIIEEIQIELDEAKLEQQNLTQADIMQVVQASNISLPGAELNTQEGQLLTTRVISLFTSAEQIADLTVSVNPLTGEALKVSDVASVKRHEQETTTITRANNQPAVLISVLQESGANTASVSETFQAELNRLLQEPQYEGVEATILFDQGDYVRLAISNISSSLIFGGLFAMLVLFLFLRGVKSPLIIGIAIPYSVIVTFVLMYFADFSLNIMTLGALALGIGMLVDNAIVVIENIERHLELGESPTEAAFKGTKEIALAITASTITTIAVFVPVIFISGLIGQIFTEFALTISFSLIASLLVSLTVIPMLASKFLTTKTDKRIEKRQASWLYRNYKRALYWALKKKGMVLAATTLLLVISGFSLYKTGTEFLPATDEGFVTVSVALPNSASVEKTEAVVSEIEAMAKELKEVDVVVSLIGGNQQSLSRGTSKPNEAEISIKLVELSARSKSIFDVVEQLEQQVKDQIGERAEVAFSLSSSTGSTPNTLTFRATDSDEARLNESVKKIQQQLGQIESITEVTTDLDATKEEIQIEIKRDEALKYGVLPAQIAQSVNTMMRGAFTTQIIAEDGEVLGVYTGFGKVYRENIDALKTMKLRTNAGVFVELQELAQVEIKEMQTAIRRSDQAAAVAFFVKYKTTESLSGISAKVDEAIEQVHLPNTTKIIFSGDRELFDSAKKDMILAIILAVVLIYLVMGAQFESFKLPFVMIFSVPLMVIGVALALLLTKTLLGVTAIIGVLILVGIVVNNGIVLVDYINQKRQQGIDTQEAIVTGAQDRMRPILMTALTTILGLVPLALGIGEGTEMNQPMAIVVIGGLLSSTFLTLFIVPIIYRLIERD, encoded by the coding sequence ATGAATATAAGTAAGTTTTCAATAAATCGACCTGTATTTACAATAGTCAGCATGCTATTTGTACTCATTCTTGGTACAGTATCGATATTTAAAATTCCGATTACATTAATTCCAGATTTAAATCCGCCAATTGGGGTAGTTGTAACGAATTATCCTGGCGCTAGCCCTATAGAAGTAAATGAAAAAGTCACCAAGCCATTAGAGCAATCGCTCGCAACATTGCCGGGCATAAAAAAAGTTCAATCTACCTCGATGGAAAGCTCCAACCTAATTGTTTTAGAGTTTAATTGGTCTACGAATATGGATAAGGTACAAACGGATATATTACAGCGCATAGACTTAGTACCACTACCAGAGGATGCTGGCAAGCCGAGCTTTTTAAAATTTGACCCATCCCAATTTCCTGTTATTCAGCTTGCATTAGCAGCAGAAAATAAGGATGTCGATATTCGTAAAATTGCGGAATCCTTAGAGCAAGAATTGAAACGTACGGATGGGGTCGCAAGTGTAACGGCATCTGGAAAAATCATTGAAGAAATTCAAATTGAATTAGATGAAGCGAAACTCGAGCAGCAAAACCTAACACAAGCAGATATTATGCAAGTTGTGCAGGCAAGTAATATTTCATTGCCTGGAGCGGAGTTAAACACGCAGGAGGGGCAATTATTAACGACGCGTGTCATCAGTTTATTTACATCGGCCGAACAAATTGCTGATTTAACTGTATCGGTGAATCCACTCACTGGAGAAGCCTTGAAAGTAAGCGATGTTGCAAGCGTTAAGCGCCATGAACAGGAAACAACGACGATTACTCGAGCCAATAATCAGCCGGCTGTGCTGATTTCAGTATTGCAAGAATCAGGCGCGAATACAGCAAGTGTATCTGAAACCTTCCAGGCTGAACTGAATCGTTTATTGCAGGAGCCACAATATGAAGGGGTCGAAGCAACGATTTTATTTGATCAAGGGGATTATGTTCGCCTTGCGATTAGCAATATAAGCTCGTCCTTAATTTTTGGTGGGCTCTTTGCCATGCTCGTATTATTTTTATTTTTACGTGGGGTGAAAAGTCCCCTTATTATCGGGATTGCCATTCCGTATTCTGTGATTGTGACATTTGTCCTGATGTATTTTGCTGACTTTTCACTCAATATTATGACGCTTGGCGCACTGGCACTAGGGATTGGTATGCTTGTTGATAATGCGATTGTTGTCATTGAAAATATTGAGCGGCATTTGGAACTTGGCGAATCACCAACTGAAGCAGCCTTTAAAGGGACAAAAGAAATTGCGCTAGCCATTACCGCCTCCACGATTACGACGATTGCGGTATTTGTTCCAGTTATATTTATTAGCGGGTTAATCGGGCAAATTTTTACCGAGTTTGCGTTAACTATTTCATTTAGTTTAATTGCATCGTTGCTCGTTTCATTAACGGTAATCCCGATGCTTGCAAGTAAGTTTTTAACGACAAAAACGGACAAGCGTATCGAAAAGAGACAAGCTTCGTGGCTATATCGAAATTATAAAAGGGCATTGTATTGGGCGTTAAAGAAAAAGGGAATGGTATTAGCAGCAACGACCCTATTACTCGTCATTTCAGGTTTTTCACTCTATAAAACAGGGACTGAGTTTTTGCCCGCAACCGATGAAGGCTTTGTTACCGTATCAGTAGCATTACCGAATAGTGCATCTGTGGAAAAAACAGAAGCAGTTGTCTCCGAAATAGAAGCGATGGCTAAAGAACTGAAGGAAGTAGATGTTGTTGTAAGTTTAATAGGTGGAAATCAACAATCCCTTTCACGCGGAACAAGTAAACCAAATGAAGCCGAAATTTCGATTAAACTAGTGGAATTGTCAGCACGTTCCAAATCGATTTTTGATGTTGTCGAGCAATTAGAGCAGCAAGTAAAAGACCAAATAGGGGAGCGTGCAGAGGTAGCGTTCTCATTATCTTCATCAACAGGGTCTACACCAAATACGCTAACCTTCCGTGCGACAGATAGTGATGAAGCACGCTTAAATGAATCGGTAAAGAAAATTCAACAGCAGCTCGGCCAAATTGAGTCCATTACCGAGGTTACAACAGATTTAGATGCGACAAAGGAAGAAATTCAAATTGAAATAAAACGTGATGAGGCATTGAAGTACGGTGTTTTACCAGCCCAAATTGCCCAAAGCGTTAATACAATGATGCGCGGTGCCTTTACGACACAAATCATTGCGGAAGATGGAGAGGTCCTGGGTGTTTATACAGGATTTGGAAAGGTCTATCGTGAAAATATCGACGCCTTAAAAACGATGAAATTGCGAACAAATGCTGGGGTATTCGTGGAATTACAAGAGCTTGCCCAAGTCGAAATAAAAGAGATGCAAACTGCGATTCGTCGTTCAGATCAAGCAGCAGCTGTGGCGTTTTTTGTGAAATATAAAACAACTGAATCACTTAGCGGTATTTCAGCGAAAGTGGATGAGGCAATTGAGCAGGTCCATCTCCCGAATACAACAAAAATAATTTTCAGTGGAGATCGTGAATTATTTGATAGTGCAAAAAAGGATATGATTTTAGCCATCATTTTAGCTGTTGTTCTGATTTATTTGGTGATGGGGGCACAATTTGAATCCTTTAAATTGCCGTTTGTTATGATTTTCAGTGTTCCTTTGATGGTCATTGGGGTTGCTCTAGCATTGTTGTTAACCAAAACATTGCTTGGGGTAACTGCTATTATTGGTGTGTTAATTTTAGTGGGGATTGTTGTCAATAACGGGATTGTGCTTGTTGATTATATTAACCAAAAGCGTCAGCAAGGAATCGATACGCAAGAGGCCATTGTGACTGGAGCACAAGACCGGATGCGTCCGATTTTAATGACCGCGTTAACGACAATTTTAGGACTCGTACCATTGGCATTGGGCATTGGAGAAGGAACAGAAATGAATCAACCAATGGCCATTGTTGTGATCGGGGGATTACTGAGTTCGACATTTTTAACATTATTTATCGTACCAATAATTTACCGATTAATCGAAAGAGACTAA
- a CDS encoding SDR family oxidoreductase, with the protein MGSHFITGFPGFVATHLINELFNQKVTNEVIAVVKPDTLACAKVIVQKIEQRFEQCQIILFEGDITLPNLDLAEADVQLIAPKISVLWHLAAEHNLMMKREKAWKVNVHGTANVNDFTGKLPNLERYMYFSTAFIAGKRQGEILEMELIRPPAFYNYLEESKFEAELLVDDLKLELPVTIIRPTMIYGHSQTGSTERFDGIYFLMNVIDYLKDKRFFPQIGSKDTDLHVVALDYVVNASIALCLNNQAEGETVHLADRQPYKVLVVYQKLVHLMTKRKTFSKLPLGIAKVLLEQSNIRTALHVPPQMVDYLDYAASFDTKDSHRLLEQAKIEGVDLFDILPNLVDFYENNKHLSSYHVKI; encoded by the coding sequence ATGGGTAGTCATTTTATAACAGGCTTTCCGGGATTTGTTGCAACGCATTTAATCAATGAGCTTTTTAATCAAAAGGTAACGAATGAAGTCATAGCTGTCGTAAAGCCCGATACATTGGCATGCGCAAAAGTAATTGTACAGAAGATCGAACAGCGCTTTGAACAATGCCAAATTATACTATTTGAAGGCGATATTACATTGCCCAATTTAGACTTGGCTGAGGCAGATGTCCAGCTTATCGCACCGAAAATTTCGGTCCTCTGGCATTTAGCAGCGGAGCATAATCTGATGATGAAGCGTGAAAAAGCCTGGAAGGTCAATGTTCATGGGACAGCGAACGTTAACGATTTTACTGGCAAGCTGCCGAATTTAGAGCGCTATATGTATTTTAGTACGGCATTTATTGCGGGGAAGCGACAGGGTGAAATTTTGGAAATGGAATTGATTCGCCCGCCTGCATTTTATAATTATTTAGAGGAATCAAAATTTGAGGCGGAGCTATTAGTAGATGATTTAAAGTTAGAGCTGCCGGTAACGATTATTCGACCTACAATGATTTATGGGCATTCGCAAACAGGGAGCACCGAGCGCTTTGATGGCATCTATTTTTTGATGAATGTAATCGATTATTTGAAGGACAAACGGTTTTTCCCACAAATCGGCAGTAAGGATACGGATTTACACGTTGTAGCATTAGATTATGTCGTCAATGCGAGTATCGCGCTTTGCTTAAATAATCAGGCTGAGGGAGAAACGGTTCATTTAGCAGATAGGCAACCCTATAAAGTATTAGTCGTCTATCAAAAGCTGGTTCATTTAATGACGAAGCGTAAAACCTTTAGCAAATTACCACTAGGCATTGCGAAAGTGCTGTTAGAGCAATCGAATATTCGCACCGCCTTACATGTGCCGCCGCAAATGGTTGATTATTTAGACTATGCTGCAAGCTTTGATACAAAGGACAGCCATCGATTATTGGAGCAAGCAAAGATAGAAGGTGTGGATTTATTTGATATTTTGCCAAATTTAGTGGATTTTTATGAAAATAACAAGCATTTATCGAGCTATCATGTAAAAATTTGA
- a CDS encoding TerC family protein, which produces METILLEYAWVLLVLVFLEGLLAADNAVVMAVMVKHLPKEQQKKALFYGLFGAFVFRFVALFLITFLAKYWEIQAIGAAYLLFISIKHLYDNHFKKEEEHEEAVVKKGSGFWMTVLKVELADIAFAIDSMLAAVAIAMTLPHIGDMHIGGINAGPFAVMFLGGFIGLVIMRFAAQMFVKLLNDYPTLETAAFLIVGWVGVKLAVLALGHENLAIIDPAFPHSTTWKVIFWVVLLTLAIGGYVVSVVKNKKQNAK; this is translated from the coding sequence ATGGAAACAATTTTATTAGAATACGCATGGGTATTACTTGTATTAGTATTCCTTGAAGGGCTATTAGCAGCAGATAACGCCGTAGTAATGGCCGTAATGGTAAAACATTTACCGAAAGAACAACAGAAAAAAGCACTGTTTTATGGATTATTTGGAGCGTTTGTATTTCGATTCGTTGCACTATTCTTAATTACATTCCTAGCAAAATATTGGGAAATTCAAGCAATCGGTGCGGCATACTTACTATTCATTTCGATAAAGCATTTATATGATAATCATTTCAAAAAAGAAGAAGAGCACGAAGAAGCTGTGGTAAAAAAAGGCTCTGGCTTCTGGATGACGGTTTTAAAAGTAGAGCTTGCGGATATCGCCTTTGCGATTGACTCAATGCTTGCAGCGGTTGCGATTGCGATGACATTACCTCACATCGGAGATATGCATATCGGTGGCATTAATGCTGGACCATTCGCTGTCATGTTCTTAGGTGGCTTTATTGGACTAGTCATTATGCGATTTGCGGCACAAATGTTTGTTAAGCTATTAAACGATTACCCAACACTCGAAACAGCAGCATTCTTAATCGTTGGTTGGGTAGGGGTAAAATTAGCGGTATTAGCGTTAGGTCACGAAAACTTAGCAATTATTGATCCAGCCTTCCCACACTCAACAACATGGAAAGTTATTTTCTGGGTAGTATTACTTACTTTAGCTATTGGTGGCTATGTTGTCAGTGTTGTTAAAAATAAAAAACAAAATGCAAAATAA
- a CDS encoding TrkH family potassium uptake protein has translation MEATTVPLKQLEKRSITPFRLLLTYYFFAILISYLLLRIPGVHLEGVQVSHLDSLFMAVSAVSVTGLTTVTVAETYSSFGLAMILIILQFGAIGIMSIGTFLWLLFGKKIGMRERQLIMIDHNQYNLSGVVALIKQITKLLFLIEAIGAIILMVHFKRYFDTWEEAAINGIFAAISATTNGGFDITGMSLVPFHYDYFVQFVCMILIFLGAIGFPVLVEVKTYLLKKDPTFRFSLFTKITTATYGVLFVGGTVIILILESFYSFKGMQWHEAIFTAMFHSVSTRSAGLTTFDITTFNEATELFLSGLMFIGASPSSVGGGIRTTTFAIIILFVIAYSRGHSDIQIFKREIHLIDVFRSFAVLIFALFMVMVAMMILLITEQHASMNQILFEITSAFGTCGMSLGITQDLSTIGKVVIMALMFIGRVGLISFLYSLGGTSKKKKYHYPKERIIIG, from the coding sequence ATGGAGGCGACTACTGTGCCTTTAAAACAATTAGAAAAAAGAAGTATTACCCCGTTTCGCCTTTTACTTACTTATTATTTTTTCGCCATCTTAATTTCGTATTTGTTGTTGCGAATTCCTGGTGTGCATTTGGAAGGTGTACAAGTCTCCCATTTAGATAGCCTGTTTATGGCGGTAAGTGCAGTAAGTGTAACGGGGTTAACAACGGTAACAGTTGCAGAAACATATAGTAGCTTTGGTTTAGCGATGATTTTAATCATTTTACAATTTGGTGCCATTGGTATTATGTCAATCGGTACTTTTTTATGGCTATTATTCGGCAAGAAAATTGGTATGCGTGAACGTCAGCTAATCATGATTGACCACAATCAGTACAATTTATCAGGTGTTGTGGCGCTGATTAAGCAAATTACAAAATTGCTGTTTTTAATTGAAGCCATTGGAGCCATCATTTTAATGGTTCACTTTAAACGTTATTTTGATACGTGGGAAGAGGCTGCTATTAATGGCATATTCGCCGCCATATCAGCGACTACTAATGGTGGCTTTGATATTACGGGGATGAGTTTAGTACCATTTCATTATGATTATTTCGTACAATTTGTTTGTATGATACTAATCTTTTTAGGGGCAATTGGCTTTCCTGTGCTAGTAGAAGTGAAAACGTATTTATTGAAAAAGGACCCAACATTCCGCTTTAGTTTATTTACGAAAATCACAACGGCAACATATGGTGTACTATTTGTCGGAGGAACGGTCATCATATTAATACTAGAAAGCTTTTATTCCTTTAAAGGGATGCAATGGCATGAGGCAATTTTTACGGCCATGTTCCATTCCGTTTCGACACGTTCAGCAGGCTTAACGACGTTTGATATCACGACATTTAATGAGGCGACAGAGCTCTTTTTGAGTGGGCTAATGTTTATCGGGGCTTCACCAAGTTCAGTTGGTGGGGGAATTCGTACAACGACCTTTGCGATTATCATTTTATTTGTCATTGCCTATTCACGGGGGCATTCAGATATTCAAATATTTAAACGTGAAATTCATCTGATTGATGTTTTTCGTTCGTTTGCGGTACTAATCTTTGCGTTATTCATGGTCATGGTGGCGATGATGATTTTATTGATTACGGAACAGCATGCATCAATGAATCAAATCTTGTTTGAAATTACGTCAGCATTCGGAACATGTGGCATGTCCTTAGGGATTACACAGGATTTATCGACAATAGGTAAAGTGGTCATAATGGCGCTGATGTTTATTGGACGTGTCGGCTTAATTTCGTTCCTTTATTCCCTAGGTGGGACTTCCAAAAAGAAAAAGTATCACTATCCAAAAGAACGCATTATTATTGGATAA